TGGCGGGATAGTCGCGGTGGTGCCGGGGCGCTTCAGCGTCTGCGTGTGGTCGCCGGAGCTGAACGCCGCCGGCAACTCGCTGGCCGGCCTGCGCGCGCTGGAGCTGCTCAGCGAGCGCATCGGCTGGTCGGTGTTCGCGCCGCTGGGGTGACGAGCCGCCCCCTTTCCCTAGGGAGAGGGGGGATCAGTCCGCCAGTTCGCCGCACAGGTCGAGGGGCAGCAGGCGCTCCACCTCGGCCAGGGGCAGGCCGGCGCCGAGCAGGCTGAACAGCTTGCCCAGCGCCGCTTCGCGGCCCATGCCGGCGCCGCTGACCAGGCCGCAGCCGGCCAGGGCGCTGCCGGCGGCGTACACGCCGAACTCGACATGGCCCTGCGGGCACTGGCTGATCGCCGCCAGCAGCACGCCACGGGCGCGGGCCTCGCGCAGGGCGGCGAGGATCTCCGGGTTGTCCGCGGGGCCGGTGCCGCTGCCGTAGCATTCCAGCAGCACGGCCTGCACGCCGCTGGCGAGCAGGGCGCGCAGCTGCTCGGCGGCCAGGCCGGGGAACAGCGGTTGCACGGCCAGGCGTACCGGCTGGCGTGGCTGGCGGTAGTGCAGCGCCGCCGGCAGCGCGGCCAGACGCTGGCCGTGGCGCGGCCGCTGGTGGTCGGCGAAGGCGTCGAACGCCTCGCTCTTCAGCTTGCTGGCGCGGGCGCCGTGCAGCAGCTGGCCGTTGAAATACAGGTGCACGCCAGGCGCCACGCCGCGGGCGAGCAGGGCCAGGGCGCCGAACAGGTTGGCCCAGGCATCGCTGCCGGCCACCCCGGCCGGCTGCATCGAGCCGGTCAGCAGCAGCGGTACCGGCAGGCCCAGCAGCAGGAAGCTCAGCGCCGCCGCGCTGTAGGCCAGGGTGTCGGTGCCATGCAGCAGCAGCACGGCATCGCAGCCGTCCGCGTCCACGGCCTGGACGATGGCGTCGCGCATGGCCAGCCAGTGGGCCTGGGTCATGTTGGCGCTGTCCAGTGGCGGGCTCAGCTCGCGAAAGCGCCAGCTCGGTACCGGGCGCTCGGGGTGTGCCGCCTGTTCGGCGCGCAGACGGGCTTCGAAGCCGGAGGCCGGGGCCAGGCCGGACTCACTCATCTGCATGCCGATGGTGCCGCCGGTGTAGAGCACCAGCAGGTTCTGCGATGGGGTCATGCGGATATCCGATCAGATAACGGCGGAGCGATTCTGCCCGAGTGTAACGGCGAACCGCCGGCCTTTGGGCAAGAAAAAGGGGGCTGTGCGCCCCCTTCTCTTGGTGCTGCCGAGAATCAGCGCTGGTGCAGGCTGTGGGCCAGGGCCACGCGCTCGTCGGCGGCTGCCGGCTGCGGGTTGGCCGGCCAGGCGCCAGGATCCAGCTCGAGGTCGGCGAAGCCTTGCGGGTCGAACACCGGGGTCTTCACGCCGGCGGCGCGCTGGCGGTCGTAGTCGCGCATCAGGCGCAGGCCGACTTTCAGCAGCATGGCCAGGGCGGCCAGGTTGACGAAGGCCAGGCAGGTCATGGTGATGTCGGCGAAGGCGAACACGGTGCCGAGGTTCTGCGCCGAACCCCACAGTATTAGCGCCAGCACCAGGCCGCGGTAGGTCAGCAGTACCGCGCGGCCACGGCCGAAGAGGAACTGCAGGCTGTTCTCGCCGAGGTAGTAGTTGTAGAGGATGCAGGTGAACACGAACAGGCTCAGCGCTACGCTGACGAAGATCCGCCCCCAGTCACCGACCACGGCGGCCAGCGAGTTCTGGGTCAGGACGATGCCGTCGCCTTCGAAGCCCGGGGTGTAGAAGCCCGACAGCAGGATCAGCAGGGCGGTGCAGGTGCAGATGACGAAGGTGTCGAGGAACACGCTGAACGCCTGTACCACGCCCTGCGCTACCGGATGGCGCACGGCGGCCACGGCGGCGACGTTCGGCGCACTGCCCAGGCCCGCTTCGTTGGCGAACACGCCGCGCTTGACGCCCATCACGATGGCGCTGCCGAGCAGGCCGGCGAAGGCCGGTTCGAGGCCGAAGGCGCTCTTCACGATGGTCACCAGCATGCCCGGCACCAGTTCGATCTGGGTGGCGATCACGTACAGGGTGACGGCGATGTAGGCCAGGGTCTTGACCGGCACCAGCAGGTCGGAGACGGCGGCGATGCGCTTGATCCCGCCGAGGAACACCAGGCCCAGCAGCACGGCCAGGGCGATGCCGGTGTACTGCACCGGGAAGCCGAAGGCGTTCTCCAGCGAGTGGGTGACGGTGAACGATTGCAGGCCGTTGAAGGCGAAGCCGTAGGTGACCAGCAGCAGGGCGGCGAAGGTCAGCGCCATCCAGCGCAGCTTGAGACCGTGCTGGATGTAGTAGGCCGGGCCGCCGCGGTACAGGCCGTCGCCGTCAGCGCGCTTGTACAGCTGGGCCAGGGAGCACTCGAAGAAGCTGCTGGACATGCCGACCAGGGCGGTCACCCACATCCAGAACACCGCGCCCGGACCGCCCAGGGTCACGGCGATGCCGACCCCGGCGATGTTGCCGGCACCGACGCGGCCGGCGAGGCTGAGCATCAGGGCCTGGAAGGAACTCAGCTGGCCGGCGCTGCCGCGGATGGATTCCTTGAACACGCTGAACATGTGGCCGAAATGGCGGAACTGGACGAAGCGCGAGCGCAGGGTGAAGTAGCTGCCCAAACCGACGATCAGCACGATCAGCAGTTTTCCGGACAGGAAATCGTTGAGCATTTCCAGCATGGCGAGGACCTCGATTCTTATTGTTCGAGTGGATAAGTGCGGCACAGCAAAAGCCGTGGGGGCGCATGGTCGACCCGCTGCCCGGTGGGGGCAATTTCGCGGGTCGCGGCGAATTGACGCGAGTTGATGCTATAGTGGCGTCACTTGCATCAGTCTGGTGGCCGCCATGTCCGAGCACCTCGGTGACAATCTCAAGCTGCTGTGCAGCCACTACCGCTCGATCGCCGAGGTTTGCCGCAAGCTGGCGATCAATCGCGCCCAGTTCAACAAGTACCTCAGCGGGCAGAGCCGGCCGACGGCCTACAACCTCAAGCGC
The window above is part of the Pseudomonas alcaligenes genome. Proteins encoded here:
- a CDS encoding asparaginase: MTPSQNLLVLYTGGTIGMQMSESGLAPASGFEARLRAEQAAHPERPVPSWRFRELSPPLDSANMTQAHWLAMRDAIVQAVDADGCDAVLLLHGTDTLAYSAAALSFLLLGLPVPLLLTGSMQPAGVAGSDAWANLFGALALLARGVAPGVHLYFNGQLLHGARASKLKSEAFDAFADHQRPRHGQRLAALPAALHYRQPRQPVRLAVQPLFPGLAAEQLRALLASGVQAVLLECYGSGTGPADNPEILAALREARARGVLLAAISQCPQGHVEFGVYAAGSALAGCGLVSGAGMGREAALGKLFSLLGAGLPLAEVERLLPLDLCGELAD
- a CDS encoding sodium:alanine symporter family protein, with translation MLEMLNDFLSGKLLIVLIVGLGSYFTLRSRFVQFRHFGHMFSVFKESIRGSAGQLSSFQALMLSLAGRVGAGNIAGVGIAVTLGGPGAVFWMWVTALVGMSSSFFECSLAQLYKRADGDGLYRGGPAYYIQHGLKLRWMALTFAALLLVTYGFAFNGLQSFTVTHSLENAFGFPVQYTGIALAVLLGLVFLGGIKRIAAVSDLLVPVKTLAYIAVTLYVIATQIELVPGMLVTIVKSAFGLEPAFAGLLGSAIVMGVKRGVFANEAGLGSAPNVAAVAAVRHPVAQGVVQAFSVFLDTFVICTCTALLILLSGFYTPGFEGDGIVLTQNSLAAVVGDWGRIFVSVALSLFVFTCILYNYYLGENSLQFLFGRGRAVLLTYRGLVLALILWGSAQNLGTVFAFADITMTCLAFVNLAALAMLLKVGLRLMRDYDRQRAAGVKTPVFDPQGFADLELDPGAWPANPQPAAADERVALAHSLHQR